In a single window of the Drosophila albomicans strain 15112-1751.03 chromosome 3, ASM965048v2, whole genome shotgun sequence genome:
- the LOC117568786 gene encoding solute carrier organic anion transporter family member 74D has protein sequence MKSISDVEAPAAPASETNGQQKPSNGHAHATQQQQQQHSNGNQNGNSNGNGNGNGNGNGHGYHQNGRRDSTQAFTPLLAQHNGDVVTSSTVPTTVLYESAPSNNNEWKASEDINNLKNGLLSSNNNGNGHTHSGHNGHSLREKYAHEQAPLTGGYKLPPRGSESEESDFDSDLNGVGDDSANCGLFGCRPRWARRFASTHVFMVVFLLAYILQGMYQTYFVSVITTIEKLFQIKSKTTGILLSASEMGQISTAMLLTYFAGRGHRPRWIACGMVLFAIAAFSCALPHFIFGEQLMQSSVFLQPKASLQSSLSTWNNATDPNLCVLGGNGTLAGSECNEERQLEQASHSKITVIVLCIFFASLLSSGIGQTAVSTLGIPYIDDNVGSKQSPMYMAVTIGMRILGPASGFIVGSFCTRWYVNFSNPGFDASDPRWIGAWWLGPVAIGSLMLLASIAMFSFPKKLRGKQQAQSAIAAAAAAEQEEKPKLKDFPKTVRRQLSNDILMFRTASCVFHLLPIAGLYTFLPKYLETQFRLATYDANMIAAFCGILVMGIGIVISGLFILKRKPTARGVAAWIAFTALVYCSGMIILMFIGCSTNDFAGYKAADSKSPTMIEPACSAVLNCTCDKENFAPICGDGKMYISACHAGCTSSMLRGSDNRTLYSDCACIPDAAEVVNGYCDNNCKNFIYFILIFAICVFMHSTSEVGSMLLVMRCTHPKDKAMAMGVIQSAIGLFGNVPCPIIYGAVVDSACLIWKTVCGEHGACSLYDADTFRRYFLGITAGIMFLAFLMDLVVWRKAHRIDIAPDEQDAATDAPATRLDVSESKQPIAPPPDTTV, from the exons GAATGGCAGACGTGACTCGACACAGGCATTTACGCCATTGCTGGCACAGCACAATGGCGATGTGGTCACCAGCAGCACGGTGCCAACCACAGTTCTGTATGAGAGTGCgccgagcaacaacaacgagtggAAGGCATCGGAGGATATAAACAATCTGAAGAACGGATTGcttagcagcaacaacaatggcaatggaCACACTCACAGTGGTCACAATGGGCACAGTCTGCGCGAGAAGTATGCACACGAACAGGCGCCACTCACCGGTGGCTACAAGTTGCCACCGCGAGGCAGTGAATCCGAGGAATCCGACTTCGACTCGGATCTCAATGGAGTGGGAGATGACTCTGCGAATTGCGGACTCTTTGGCTGTCGGCCACGTTGGGCTCGACGCTTTGCCTCGACGCACGTGTTCATGGTGGTGTTCCTGCTGGCGTACATTCTTCAGGGCATGTATCAGACGTACTTTGTCTCGGTCATCACGACCATCGAGAAGCTGTTCCAGATCAAGTCGAAGACAACGGGAATTCTGCTGAGTGCCAGCGAGATGGGACAGATCAGCACTGCGATGTTGCTCACGTATTTCGCTGGACGTGGCCATCGACCACGTTGGATTGCCTGTGGCATGGTGCTCTTTGCCATTGCCGCCTTCTCGTGCGCCTTGCCGCACTTCATCTTTGGCGAGCAATTGATGCAGTCGAGCGTTTTCCTGCAGCCGAAGGCGTCTTTGCAGTCATCGTTGTCCACGTGGAACAACGCCACTGATCCGAATCTCTGTGTCCTGGGTGGCAATGGCACACTTGCGGGCAGCGAGTGCAACGAGGAGCGTCAGCTGGAACAGGCTTCGCACTCCAAGATCACGGTCATTGTGCTCTGTATCTTCTTTGCCAGCCTGCTCAGCTCAGGCATCGGCCAGACAGCCGTCTCCACGCTGGGCATTCCGTACATCGATGACAATGTGGGCAGCAAACAGTCGCCCATGTACATGGCCGTCACCATTGGCATGCGCATCCTTGGCCCCGCCTCTGGCTTCATTGTGGGCAGCTTCTGCACCCGCTGGTATGTGAACTTCTCGAATCCCGGCTTCGATGCCAGCGATCCGCGCTGGATTGGTGCCTGGTGGCTGGGCCCCGTGGCCATCGGCAGCCTCATGCTGCTCGCCTCCATTGCCATGTTCTCGTTCCCCAAGAAGCTGCGCGGCAAGCAGCAAGCGCAGTCAgccatcgctgctgctgcagcagccgaGCAGGAGGAGAAGCCCAAGCTGAAGG ACTTCCCCAAGACTGTGCGTCGTCAGCTGAGCAACGATATTCTCATGTTCCGCACAGCTTCGTGTGTGTTCCATCTGCTGCCCATTGCCGGACTCTACACGTTTCTGCCCAAGTATCTGGAGACGCAGTTCCGTCTGGCCACTTACGATGCCAACATGATCGCCGCCTTCTGTGGCATCCTGGTCATGGGCATTGGCATCGTCATCTCAGGTCTATTCATATTGAAGCGCAAGCCAACAGCACGTGGTGTCGCTGCCTGGATTGCATTCACTGCACTTGTCTATTGCTCCGGCATGATCATTCTCATGTTCATTGGCTGCAGCACAAATGATTTCGCCGGCTACAAGGCAGCCGACAGCAAGAG TCCTACAATGATCGAGCCCGCCTGCAGTGCTGTACTCAACTGTACCTGTGATAAGGAGAACTTTGCGCCCATTTGCGGCGATGGCAAGATGTACATCTCGGCCTGCCACGCCGGCTGCACCAGCTCCATGCTCCGCGGCAGCGACAATCGCACACTCTACTCCGACTGTGCTTGCATTCCAGATG CTGCTGAGGTGGTCAATGGTTACTGTGATAATAACTGCAAGAACTTTATCTactttatattgatttttgccatttgcgtATTTATGCATTCCACCTCTGAGGTGGGCAGCATGCTGCTCGTCATGCGCTGTACACATCCAAAAG ATAAAGCCATGGCCATGGGCGTCATACAGTCGGCTATTGGGCTGTTTGGTAATGTTCCTTGTCCGATCATCTATGGCGCCGTCGTGGACTCGGCTTGTCTCATCTGGAAGACGGTTTGCGGCGAGCATGGCGCCTGTTCACTCTACGATGCCGACACCTTTAGGCGATACTTTTTGG GCATTACGGCTGGCATTATGTTTCTTGCATTTCTCATGGATCTGGTCGTGTGGCGCAAGGCGCATCGCATTGATATTGCGCCGGATGAACAGGATGCCGCAACGGATGCGCCTGCCACACGTCTGGATGTGTCCGAATCGAAGCAACCGATTGCTCCGCCACCGGACACAACAGTCTAA
- the LOC117568469 gene encoding pyrimidodiazepine synthase isoform X1 translates to MSIPLKHFKKGSIKPTLPEDDVLRFYSMRFCPFSHRVALLLAAKQLPHHKVYIDLIEKPEWYTEYSPLGKVPALQLTHVAGQPALVESLIIAAYLDEQYPQRPLFSQDPLQKALDKILIERFAGVVSAVYPVLTCNPNAPPDALQNFEKALDVFEQELIKRGTRYFGGEQIGIVDYMIWPWFERFPSLKYNTEQGYELDAKRFQNLLKWRELLAQDETVKATATDVQLHVKFQQSKLQGKPNYDIAFQQQ, encoded by the exons ATGAGCATTCCACTGAAGCACTTTAAAAAAG GCTCCATCAAGCCAACGTTGCCCGAGGATGACGTACTCCGCTTCTACTCCATGCGCTTTTGTCCCTTCTCGCATCGTGTCGctttgctgctggctgccaaACAATTGCCGCATCACAAGGTCTACATTGATCTGATCGAGAAGCCCGAGTGGTATACGGAGTACAGTCCCTTAGGCAAGGTGCCTGCTCTGCAGCTGACCCATGTTGCTGGACAACCGGCACTGGTGGAATCTCTCATTATAGCCGCCTATTTGGATGAACAATATCCGCAGCGTCCGCTCTTCTCGCAGGATCCGCTGCAGAAGGCGTTGGACAAAATACTCATTGAGCGTTTCGCTGGCGTTGTGAGCGCCGTGTATCCTGTGCTCACTTGCAATCCAAATGCGCCGCCTGATGCGCTGCAGAACTTTGAGAAGGCGCTCGATGTGTTCGAGCAGGAGCTGATTAAACGTGGCACCCGCTACTTTGGTGGCGAACAGATTGGTATTGTGGACTACATGATCTGGCCGTGGTTCGAGCGTTTTCCCAGCCTCAAATACAACACGGAGCAGGGCTACGAACTGGATGCCAAGCGCTTCCAGAACTTG CTCAAATGGCGTGAACTGTTGGCTCAGGATGAAACAGTTAAAGCGACTGCAACGGATGTGCAGCTGCATGTGAAATTCCAGCAGTCGAAGCTGCAGGGCAAGCCCAACTATGACATTGCCTttcagcagcaataa
- the LOC117568469 gene encoding pyrimidodiazepine synthase isoform X2, whose amino-acid sequence MSIPLKHFKKGTPKPELPDDGVLRFYSMRFCPYSERAALVLAAKKIPHHKVYIDLNEKPEWYTDYSPLGKVPAVQLTAVAGQPALVESLVIAEYLDEAYPERKLLPTDALQKALDKILIERLAPAVSAVYPVFFTNNPPVDALQKFEAALDVFEEEIKKRGTPYFAGQQIGLVDYMLWPWFERFPALKITLADKYELDKTRYAKLLQWRDLVAQDEAVKAVALDPRVHAKFMFARHEGKPNYDVAFEPV is encoded by the exons ATGAGCATTCCACTGAAGCACTTTAAAAAAG GTACGCCGAAACCAGAACTGCCCGATGATGGCGTCTTGCGCTTCTACTCTATGCGCTTCTGTCCATACTCGGAACGCGCCGCCTTGGTGCTGGCCGCCAAGAAGATTCCCCATCACAAGGTCTACATTGATCTGAACGAGAAGCCCGAATGGTATACGGATTACAGCCCATTGGGCAAAGTGCCGGCTGTTCAATTGACCGCTGTTGCCGGTCAACCGGCATTGGTTGAATCACTGGTCATTGCCGAGTATTTGGATGAAGCGTATCCAGAGCGCAAACTGCTCCCAACAGATGCACTGCAAAAGGCGCTGGATAAGATACTCATTGAGCGATTGGCACCTGCAGTTAGCGCTGTCTATCCCGTCTTCTTTACGAATAATCCGCCTGTGGATGCGCTCCAGAAGTTCGAAGCAGCGCTGGACGTGTTCGAGGAGGAGATCAAGAAGCGTGGCACTCCCTACTTTGCCGGCCAGCAGATTGGCTTGGTCGACTACATGCTCTGGCCGTGGTTTGAGCGTTTCCCTGCACTGAAGATTACGCTGGCCGACAAATACGAGTTGGACAAGACTCGCTATGCAAAGCTATTGCAGTGGCGCGATCTGGTGGCACAGGATGAGGCTGTCAAAGCTGTGGCATTGGACCCTCGGGTGCATGCCAAGTTTATGTTTGCACGACACGAGGGCAAACCCAACTACGATGTGGCCTTTGAACCCGTATAA
- the LOC117568470 gene encoding pyrimidodiazepine synthase, producing MSSGRHLAKGSPTPDVPEDGILRLYSMRFCPFAQRVHLVLDAKQIPYHSIYINLSEKPEWLFEKNPQGKVPALELVREPGPPVLTESLLICEYLDEQYPLRPLYPRDPLKKVQEKLLIERFNAVLGAFFKASDGGEIEPFWNGLDVYERELSRRDTAFFGGEQTGILDYMIWPWCERLELLKLQRGEDYNFDETRFPQLSLWLERMKRDVAVMAFYMEAEVQAEFLRTRSAGKPNYNLLVKDA from the exons ATGAGCAGCGGCAGACACTTGGCAAAAG GCTCACCCACGCCCGATGTGCCCGAGGATGGCATCTTGCGTCTCTACTCGATGCGCTTTTGTCCGTTTGCACAGCGTGTGCATCTGGTGCTCGATGCCAAACAGATTCCATATCACAGCATCTACATAAATCTCTCAGAGAAACCCGAGTGGCTGTTCGAGAAGAATCCGCAGGGCAAGGTGCCAGCGTTGGAGCTGGTGCGTGAGCCTGGACCGCCAGTGTTGACTGAATCGCTGCTCATTTGCGAGTACCTGGACGAGCAGTATCCGCTGCGTCCGCTGTACCCCAGGGATCCGCTGAAGAAGGTGCAGGAGAAGCTTCTCATCGAACGATTTAATGCCGTGTTGGGCGCCTTCTTCAAGGCATCGGATGGCGGTGAAATTGAACCATTTTGGAATGGTTTGGATGTCTACGAGCGTGAGCTGAGCAGGCGAGACACGGCTTTCTTTGGTGGCGAACAGACGGGCATATTGGACTACATGATCTGGCCATGGTGCGAGCGCTTAGAGCTGCTCAAGCTGCAGCGTGGCGAAGACTACAATTTCGATGAGACGCGTTTTCCGCAGTTG TCGCTGTGGCTGGAGCGCATGAAGCGTGATGTGGCTGTGATGGCATTCTACATGGAGGCCGAGGTGCAGGCTGAATTTCTGCGCACGCGCAGTGCCGGCAAACCCAACTACAATCTGCTGGTCAAGGATGCCTAA
- the LOC117568472 gene encoding pyrimidodiazepine synthase isoform X1 — protein MATLKELFAKYKYIFSRRSNKKKKQSVEMGAENPLTKGSTHPALPDDGAPRLYSNRYCPYAQRAHLTLNAKKVPHHVVYIDLVNKPEWLVDVSPLLKVPALHLVGEKSKPSLIESLIIVEYLDEKYPQNPLLPKDPLQRAQDKILVERFNAAGGALMNIVLQGEGGVGLLRVFDIFEEELAKRGTPYFGGKKPGFLDYMIWPWFESLPVVKYFLKERYSFNKQRYAKLTAWVDLIVKDEVVQSHYATPEQHLTYWKSRKAGQTNYDLLA, from the exons ATGGCAACTTTAAAAGAGTTATTCgcaaagtataaatatatattttcacgtcggtcaaataaaaaaaagaagcaatcCGTCGAAATGGGCGCAGAAAATCCTTTAACCAAAG GCTCCACTCACCCCGCTCTGCCAGATGATGGCGCACCACGTCTTTACTCCAATCGTTATTGTCCCTATGCGCAGCGAGCTCATCTGACGCTGAATGCCAAGAAGGTGCCGCACCACGTCGTCTATATCGACCTGGTTAACAAGCCCGAGTGGCTGGTGGATGTGAGTCCCCTGTTGAAGGTGCCTGCTCTGCATTTGGTGGGAGAGAAGTCGAAGCCCTCACTCATCGAGTCGCTGATCATTGTCGAGTATTTGGATGAAAAGTATCCGCAGAATCCATTGTTGCCCAAGGATCCATTGCAACGTGCCCAGGACAAGATACTCGTGGAACGCTTTAATGCCGCTGGCGGAGCCCTCATGAATATCGTTCTCCAGGGCGAAGGTGGCGTCGGTCTTTTGCGGGTGTTCGATATATTCGAGGAAGAGCTGGCCAAACGTGGCACTCCTTATTTCGGTGGCAAAAAACCCGGATTCTTAGACTACATGATCTGGCCATGGTTCGAGAGTCTGCCTGTAGTGAAGTATTTCCTCAAGGAACGCTACAGCTTTAACAAGCAGCGTTATGCTAAGCTCACCGCTTGGGTGGATCTGATCGTCAAGGATGAG GTGGTGCAATCTCATTATGCCACACCCGAGCAGCACTTGACGTACTGGAAGAGTCGTAAGGCTGGCCAGACTAATTATGATCTGCTCGCTTGA
- the LOC117568472 gene encoding pyrimidodiazepine synthase isoform X4, with protein MTAENPLTKGSTHPALPDDGAPRLYSNRYCPYAQRAHLTLNAKKVPHHVVYIDLVNKPEWLVDVSPLLKVPALHLVGEKSKPSLIESLIIVEYLDEKYPQNPLLPKDPLQRAQDKILVERFNAAGGALMNIVLQGEGGVGLLRVFDIFEEELAKRGTPYFGGKKPGFLDYMIWPWFESLPVVKYFLKERYSFNKQRYAKLTAWVDLIVKDEVVQSHYATPEQHLTYWKSRKAGQTNYDLLA; from the exons ATGACCGCAGAAAATCCTTTAACCAAGG GCTCCACTCACCCCGCTCTGCCAGATGATGGCGCACCACGTCTTTACTCCAATCGTTATTGTCCCTATGCCCAGCGCGCTCATCTGACGCTGAATGCCAAGAAG GTGCCGCACCACGTCGTCTATATCGACCTGGTTAACAAGCCCGAGTGGCTGGTGGATGTGAGTCCCCTGTTGAAGGTGCCTGCTCTGCATTTGGTGGGAGAGAAGTCGAAGCCCTCACTCATCGAGTCGCTGATCATTGTCGAGTATTTGGATGAAAAGTATCCGCAGAATCCATTGTTGCCCAAGGATCCATTGCAACGTGCCCAGGACAAGATACTCGTGGAACGCTTTAATGCCGCTGGCGGAGCCCTCATGAATATCGTTCTCCAGGGCGAAGGTGGCGTCGGTCTTTTGCGGGTGTTCGATATATTCGAGGAAGAGCTGGCCAAACGTGGCACTCCTTATTTCGGTGGCAAAAAACCCGGATTCTTAGACTACATGATCTGGCCATGGTTCGAGAGTCTGCCTGTAGTGAAGTATTTCCTCAAGGAACGCTACAGCTTTAACAAGCAGCGTTATGCTAAGCTCACCGCTTGGGTGGATCTGATCGTCAAGGATGAG GTGGTGCAATCTCATTATGCCACACCCGAGCAGCACTTGACGTACTGGAAGAGTCGTAAGGCTGGCCAGACTAATTATGATCTGCTCGCTTGA
- the LOC117568472 gene encoding pyrimidodiazepine synthase isoform X2, whose amino-acid sequence MSAGKHLGKGSVHPALPDDGVPRLYSMRFCPFAERAHLALNAKKVPHHTIYVNLTEKPEWLVDVSPLLKVPALHLVGEKAQPSLIESLIIVEYLDEKYPENPLLPKDPLKRAQDKILVERFSAITGAFMKIVIHGGDGADFWPAIDIFEAELGKRGTPYFSGEKPGFVDYMIWPWFERLAVAEFILKESYNFDKKRYAKISAWLDLIVKDEVVQSHYATPEQHLTYWKSRKAGQTNYDLLA is encoded by the exons ATGAGTGCAGGCAAACATTTGGGCAAGG GTTCAGTTCATCCCGCTCTCCCTGACGATGGCGTTCCTCGTCTCTACTCCATGCGCTTCTGTCCTTTTGCTGAGCGTGCTCATCTTGCCTTGAATGCCAAGAAGGTGCCACATCACACCATCTACGTTAACCTGACCGAGAAACCCGAGTGGCTGGTCGATGTGAGTCCTTTGCTCAAGGTTCCTGCCCTGCATTTGGTGGGAGAGAAGGCGCAGCCTTCACTCATCGAGTCGCTGATCATTGTCGAATATCTGGATGAGAAGTATCCAGAGAATCCTCTGCTGCCCAAGGATCCTTTGAAGCGTGCTCAGGACAAGATACTCGTAGAGCGTTTCAGTGCTATTACCGGCGCCTTCATGAAGATCGTTATTCATGGCGGAGATGGCGCCGATTTTTGGCCAGCAATTGACATATTCGAGGCAGAGTTGGGCAAGCGTGGCACGCCCTACTTTAGTGGCGAGAAGCCCGGATTCGTAGACTACATGATCTGGCCCTGGTTCGAGCGTCTGGCTGTGGCAGAGTTTATTCTCAAGGAAAGCTACAACTTTGACAAGAAGCGTTATGCCAAGATCAGCGCTTGGCTGGATCTGATTGTCAAGGATGAGGTGGTGCAATCTCATTATGCCACACCCGAGCAGCACTTGACGTACTGGAAGAGTCGTAAGGCTGGCCAGACTAATTATGATCTGCTCGCTTGA
- the LOC117568472 gene encoding pyrimidodiazepine synthase isoform X5 → MTAENPLTKGSTHPALPDDGAPRLYSNRYCPYAQRAHLTLNAKKVPHHVVYIDLVNKPEWLVDVSPLLKVPALHLVGEKSKPSLIESLIIVEYLDEKYPQNPLLPKDPLQRAQDKILVERFNAAGGALMNIVLQGEGGVGLLRVFDIFEEELAKRGTPYFGGKKPGFLDYMIWPWFESLPVVKYFLKERYSFNKQRYAKLTAWVDLIVKDEVVQSHYATPEQHLTYWKSRKAGQTNYDLLA, encoded by the exons ATGACCGCAGAAAATCCTTTAACCAAGG GCTCCACTCACCCCGCTCTGCCAGATGATGGCGCACCACGTCTTTACTCCAATCGTTATTGTCCCTATGCGCAGCGAGCTCATCTGACGCTGAATGCCAAGAAGGTGCCGCACCACGTCGTCTATATCGACCTGGTTAACAAGCCCGAGTGGCTGGTGGATGTGAGTCCCCTGTTGAAGGTGCCTGCTCTGCATTTGGTGGGAGAGAAGTCGAAGCCCTCACTCATCGAGTCGCTGATCATTGTCGAGTATTTGGATGAAAAGTATCCGCAGAATCCATTGTTGCCCAAGGATCCATTGCAACGTGCCCAGGACAAGATACTCGTGGAACGCTTTAATGCCGCTGGCGGAGCCCTCATGAATATCGTTCTCCAGGGCGAAGGTGGCGTCGGTCTTTTGCGGGTGTTCGATATATTCGAGGAAGAGCTGGCCAAACGTGGCACTCCTTATTTCGGTGGCAAAAAACCCGGATTCTTAGACTACATGATCTGGCCATGGTTCGAGAGTCTGCCTGTAGTGAAGTATTTCCTCAAGGAACGCTACAGCTTTAACAAGCAGCGTTATGCTAAGCTCACCGCTTGGGTGGATCTGATCGTCAAGGATGAG GTGGTGCAATCTCATTATGCCACACCCGAGCAGCACTTGACGTACTGGAAGAGTCGTAAGGCTGGCCAGACTAATTATGATCTGCTCGCTTGA
- the LOC117568472 gene encoding pyrimidodiazepine synthase isoform X3 — MTAENPLTKGSTHPALPDDGAPRLYSNRYCPYAQRAHLTLNAKKVPHHVVYIDLVNKPEWLVDVSPLLKVPALHLVGEKSKPSLIESLIIVEYLDEKYPQNPLLSKDPLKRAQDKILVERFNAAGGALMKIALQGGDGSDLWPVLDIFEEELAKRGTPYFGGEKPGFLDYMIWPWFERLPVVEYFLKERYSFNKERYAKLTAWVDLIVKDEVVQSHYATPEQHLTYWKSRKAGQTNYDLLA; from the exons ATGACCGCAGAAAATCCTTTAACCAAGG GCTCCACTCACCCCGCTCTGCCAGATGATGGCGCACCACGTCTTTACTCCAATCGTTATTGTCCCTATGCCCAGCGCGCTCATCTGACGCTGAATGCCAAGAAGGTGCCGCACCATGTCGTCTATATCGACCTGGTTAACAAGCCCGAGTGGCTGGTGGATGTGAGTCCCCTGTTGAAGGTGCCTGCTTTGCATTTGGTGGGAGAGAAGTCGAAGCCCTCACTCATCGAGTCGCTGATCATTGTCGAGTATCTGGATGAGAAGTATCCGCAGAATCCTCTGCTGTCCAAGGATCCATTGAAGCGTGCCCAGGACAAGATACTTGTGGAACGCTTTAATGCCGCTGGCGGAGCCCTCATGAAGATCGCTCTCCAGGGCGGAGATGGTTCCGATCTTTGGCCGGTGCTTGACATATTCGAGGAGGAGCTGGCCAAACGTGGCACTCCATATTTCGGCGGGGAAAAGCCCGGATTTCTGGACTACATGATCTGGCCATGGTTCGAACGTCTGCCTGTAGTGGAGTATTTCCTCAAGGAACGATACAGCTTTAACAAGGAGCGTTATGCTAAGCTCACCGCTTGGGTGGATCTGATCGTCAAGGATGAG GTGGTGCAATCTCATTATGCCACACCCGAGCAGCACTTGACGTACTGGAAGAGTCGTAAGGCTGGCCAGACTAATTATGATCTGCTCGCTTGA